From the genome of Candidatus Binatia bacterium:
AGGTCACCGAGGCCCGCCAGCCGGCGAGGCAGTACACGACGGTGGTCTGGTTCTTGTCGAGGTCGGCACAAAGCAATTCCAATGCGGCAGTCGAGAGCGGGAAGCCGTCGACTAGATTGATCGACCACGGCCTGTCGATTGCTGTGGGGATGCGCTCTTTTGGGGTATTCGGCAGGCGAGCGCGCAT
Proteins encoded in this window:
- a CDS encoding rhodanese-like domain-containing protein, whose product is MRARLPNTPKERIPTAIDRPWSINLVDGFPLSTAALELLCADLDKNQTTVVYCLAGWRASVTWLVLESLGFQDVRVYDGSWFKWRPPSRFPIEAAD